The genomic window GTCCTGGTGTTCGTCATGACGGCTCCTCCTCGCGACGTTGCGGGGTGGACCGGCAGGATGCGGCCGTCGCCGCTGCCGGCTTTGTCGCTGATCCTCACACGATCGCCGACGCGACGTCGGGGCGGGGCGGGGATGAGCAGCTTCCCGCCGACCGGGCGGTCCGGGCGCCGGCCGGTCGTGACCTGGCCGGTCCGTCGTGGGTCGGCTCCGCAGCGGAGTCGGCTGTGAGATCGGTCGCTCTTGGCGACCTGCGGCGGCTCGCTCCCCGCCGGCCGGTCGGCACCGATCGGCCGGCTGCGAGAATGGGCGGGTGGAAGCCGCACAGCCAGCCGACCGCGTACCCACCGACACGACCCCGCCGGACGGCCAGCCGCCGGTCCGGGCGACCGCCGGCCCGTCCCCGGAGGCCGGGGAGCCGGCCCTCGTCGAGCCCGCCACCGGGCCCGCGCCCCTGCCCGACGCCGGCGAGCCGGCGCTGGTCGAGCCGGTCGACGGCACGGCCCGGGGTGAGGTCGGCGCCCATCCGGCGGTCTCCGGCGACCAGCCCGCGCCGCCGGCCCGGCGGGACAAGGCCCGCTCCGAGCGGTCGCCCCGGGACATGGCGCTCTCGCTGCTCGTGCTGCTGGTCCCCATCGCGCTGCTGCTCGCCTTCTACCGTGGGTTCCTCGGCGGCGACGAGCCGGCCACCGTCGACCCGGCGCCCGCCGTCCAGGAGGCGCGGGCGGCGAACGCGTTCCCGGTCAGCGCGCCGGCCGGCCTGGCCTCCGACTGGCGCACGGTCAGCGCCCGCTACCAGCCCGAGCCGGGCGGGGCGACGCTGCGGATCGGCTACCTGACCCCGGAAGGGCGCGGCGCCCAGCTCGTGCAGAGCAACGTGCCCGCCGAGAAGCTGCTGCCCGCCGAGCTGAGCGGCGGCCAGCCGCAGGGGACGGCCGATCTGCCCGGCGGAAGCTGGCAGCGCTACACCGCCCGGGGCAACGAGCAGGCGCTGGTGCTGCTCGAACCGACGCGAACGGTGATCGTGGTCGGTGACGCCGGGGAGGCTGAGCTGCGCCAGCTCGCCAGCGCCCTCCGCTGACCGGGTCGGGCCCACCGGGTCCCCACGGCCCCGCCGTGCTCCGCGTTAGGCTGCCCGGGTTCGAAACCGGGCACACCTGGCGTGCCCGGACACATCTCCGGAAAGAGAACCACGTGAACATTCGACGGTGGAGCGTCGGCGTCCTCGCCGCCGCCCTCTTCGTCCCCGGTCTGGCCGCCTGCAAGACGGAGGCCGACTCGCCCACCGCCGACGGCGCCTCCGCCGCCCCGGCGGTCCCCGCCGACCCGAAGGAGGCGCTGCTCGCCTCCACCAAGGAGATCCAGAAGGGCAACTTCACCTTCGCGATCGACGGCGGCGAGTTCACCGGCGGTGGCACGGTGCACCTGCCGTCCAAGAGCGCCGAGATGAAGATGGGCAGCGGCCAGAGTGGCGCCGACGACGCCTCGATGAACATGCACCTGGTCTACATCGACACGGACAGCTGGGTGAAGCTGGAGTTCGGTGGCGCGATGGCCGACTCCATCCCCGGCTTCAAGGCGCTCAAGGGCAAGTACCAGCACCTGGACCGCACCCGGATCAAGAACGCCAAGGAGCTGGAGTTCGACTTCAGCGACGTCGACCCGGCCGGCAGCGACACGCTGATCCAGGCGATCACCGACGTCAAGAAGACCGGCGAGGGCGCGTACGCGGGCACCATCGACGCCACCAAGGTCACCGACTCCGACGTGCTCGACGCGGAAACGGTCAAGGGCCTGGGCGACAAGGCCGGCGCGCTGCCGTTCACCGCCAAGGTCGACCCGCAGGGCCGGTTGACCGAGTTCGCCGTCCAGATGCCGGCGGTCGGGGACACCGCGGCGCACACCATGAAGGTGACCTACGCCGACTACGGCGCGGCCACCGCCGTGCAGGCGCCCCCGGCGAGCCAGGTCGTCGAGGCGTCCGAGCAGACCTACGAGATGTTCAAGGGCTGAGCCCGCGCGGTCGGGGGCGGCAGCTCCGCCCCCGGCCGGGTCGCCCAACCCTCGTGGGCCGCGCGGACCGGACAGGGATTGCCGAAGG from Micromonospora kangleipakensis includes these protein-coding regions:
- a CDS encoding DUF4245 domain-containing protein, which encodes MEAAQPADRVPTDTTPPDGQPPVRATAGPSPEAGEPALVEPATGPAPLPDAGEPALVEPVDGTARGEVGAHPAVSGDQPAPPARRDKARSERSPRDMALSLLVLLVPIALLLAFYRGFLGGDEPATVDPAPAVQEARAANAFPVSAPAGLASDWRTVSARYQPEPGGATLRIGYLTPEGRGAQLVQSNVPAEKLLPAELSGGQPQGTADLPGGSWQRYTARGNEQALVLLEPTRTVIVVGDAGEAELRQLASALR